The following proteins are encoded in a genomic region of Balaenoptera ricei isolate mBalRic1 chromosome 14, mBalRic1.hap2, whole genome shotgun sequence:
- the COLEC12 gene encoding collectin-12, translated as MKDDFAEEEEVHSFGYKRFGIQEGTQCTKCKNNWALKFSIILLYILCALLTITVAILGYKVVEKMDSVTGGMETSRQTYDDKLTAVESDLKKLGDQTGKKALSTNSELSTFRSDILDLRQQLREITEKTSKNKDTLEKLQVSGDALVDQQSQLKETLENNSFLITTVNKTLQAYNGYVTNLQQDTSVLQGNLQSQMYSHNVVIMNLNNLNLTQVQQRNLITNLQRSLDDTSQAIQRIKNDFQNLQQVFFQARKDTDWLKEKVQSLQTLAANNSALAKANNDTLEDMNSQLSSFAGQMDNITTASQANEQNLKDLQDVHRDAENRTAVKFSQLEERFQLFETDIVNIISNISYTAHYLRTLTSNLNEVRTTCTDTLTKHTDDLTSLNNTLANIRLDSVSLRMQQDLMRSRLDTEVANLSVIMEEMKLVDSKHGQLIKNFTILQGPPGPRGPKGDRGQQGPPGPTGNKGQKGEKGEPGPPGPAGERGPIGPVGPPGERGSKGSKGLQGPKGSRGSPGKPGPQGPSGDPGPPGPPGKDGLPGPQGPPGFQGLQGTVGEPGVPGPRGLPGLPGVPGMPGPKGPPGPPGPSGAAVPLALQSEPTTAPEANGCPPHWKNFTEKCYYFSVEKEIFEDAKLSCEDRSSHLVFINTREEQQWIKKQMVGRENYWIGLTDSEQENEWKWLDGTSLEYKNWKAGQPDNWGHGHGPGEDCAGLIYAGQWNDFQCEDINNFICEKDRETVLSPAL; from the exons GTATTCAGGAAGGAACACAatgtaccaaatgtaaaaataactGGGCACTGAAGTTTTCTATCATATTATTATACATTTTGTGTGCCTTGTTAACAATCACAGTAGCCATTTTGGGATACAAAG TTGTAGAGAAAATGGACAGTGTAACAGGTGGCATGGAGACATCTCGCCAAACCTATGATGACAAGCTCACAGCAGTGGAAAGCGACCTGAAAAAATTAG GGGACCAAACTGGGAAGAAAGCTCTCAGCACCAACTCAGAACTCTCCACCTTCAGGTCAGACATTCTGGATCTTCGTCAGCAACTTCGTGAGATTACAGAAAAGACTAGCAAGAACAAAGATACGCTGGAGAAGTTACAGGTGAGCGGGGATGCGCTGGTGGACCAGCAGAGTCAACTGAAAGAAACTTTGGAGAATAACTCCTTCCTCATCACCACTGTAAACAAAACCCTCCAGGCATATAACGGCTATGTCACAAATCTGCAGCAAGACACGAGTGTGCTGCAGGGCAACCTGCAGAGCCAGATGTATTCTCACAACGTGGTCATCATGAACCTCAACAACCTGAACCTGACCCAGGTGCAGCAAAGGAACCTCATCACAAATCTGCAGCGCTCTTTGGATGACACAAGCCAGGCAATCCAGCGAATCAAGAATGACTTCCAAAACCTGCAGCAGGTTTTCTTTCAAGCCAGGAAGGACACAGATTGGCTGAAGGAGAAAGTGCAGAGCTTGCAGACGCTGGCTGCCAATAACTCTGCCTTGGCCAAAGCCAACAATGACACCCTGGAGGACATGAACAGCCAGCTCAGCTCCTTTGCAGGGCAGATGGACAACATCACTACGGCCTCCCAAGCCAATGAGCAGAACCTGAAAGATCTGCAGGATGTACACAGGGATGCGGAGAACAGAACGGCTGTCAAGTTCAGCCAGCTGGAGGAGCGCTTCCAGCTCTTTGAGACCGACATTGTGAACATCATTAGCAACATTAGCTACACGGCCCACTACCTACGGACACTGACCAGCAACCTGAATGAAGTCAGGACCACGTGCACGGATACGCTGACCAAACACACGGATGATCTGACCTCCTTGAATAACACACTGGCCAACATCCGTTTGGATTCTGTTTCTCTCAGGATGCAACAAGATTTGATGAGGTCGAGGTTGGACACTGAAGTGGCCAACTTATCAGTGATTATGGAAGAAATGAAGCTGGTGGACTCCAAGCATGGTCAGCTCATCAAGAATTTTACAATACTACAAG gtcCTCCTGGCCCCAGGGGTCCGAAAGGTGACAGAGGACAGCAGGGACCCCCGGGTCCCACTGGCAACAAGGgacagaagggagagaagggggagccTGGCCCTCCCGGCCCGGCCGGTGAGAGGGGCCCGATCGGGCCAGTCGGCCCCCCTGGAGAGCGTGGCAGCAAAGGCTCCAAAGGCCTGCAGGGCCCCAAAGGCTCCCGCGGGTCCCCCGGGAAGCCCGGCCCTCAGGGCCCCAGTGGGGACCCAGGCCCCCCCGGCCCACCAGGCAAGGACGGACTCCCGGGCCCCCAGGGCCCCCCCGGCTTCCAGGGACTTCAGGGCACCGTGGGGGAGCCTGGGGTGCCCGGGCCGAGGGGTCTGCCTGGCTTGCCTGGGGTGCCGGGCATGCCGGGTCCCAAGGGCCCCCCCGGTCCCCCGGGCCCATCAGGGGCGGCGGTGCCCCTGGCCCTGCAGAGCGAGCCAACCACAGCACCCGAGGCCAACG GCTGCCCACCTCACTGGAAGAACTTCACAGAGAAATGCTACTATTTTTCggttgaaaaagaaatttttgagGATGCAAAACTTTCCTGTGAAGACAGGTCTTCACATCTCGTTTTCATAAACACAAGAGAGGAACAG caaTGGATCAAAAAGCAGATGGTAGGGAGAGAGAACTACTGGATCGGCCTCACAGACTCAGAGCAGGAAAACGAATGGAAGTGGCTGGATGGGACCTCTCTAGAGTATAA